Proteins found in one Bacillus subtilis subsp. subtilis str. 168 genomic segment:
- the ytmA gene encoding putative esterase (Evidence 3: Putative function from multiple computational evidences; PubMedId: 27899916; Product type e: enzyme) has product MIVEKRRFPSPSQHVRLYTICYLSNGLRVKGLLAEPAEPGQYDGFLYLRGGIKSVGMVRPGRIIQFASQGFVVFAPFYRGNQGGEGNEDFAGEDREDAFSAFRLLQQHPNVKKDRIHIFGFSRGGIMGMLTAIEMGGQAASFVSWGGVSDMILTYEERQDLRRMMKRVIGGTPKKVPEEYQWRTPFDQVNKIQAPVLLIHGEKDQNVSIQHSYLLEEKLKQLHKPVETWYYSTFTHYFPPKENRRIVRQLTQWMKNR; this is encoded by the coding sequence TTGATTGTAGAGAAAAGAAGATTTCCGTCGCCAAGCCAGCATGTGCGTTTGTATACGATCTGCTATCTGTCAAATGGATTACGGGTTAAGGGGCTTCTGGCTGAGCCGGCGGAACCGGGACAATATGACGGATTTTTATATTTGCGCGGCGGGATTAAAAGCGTGGGCATGGTTCGGCCGGGCCGGATTATCCAGTTTGCATCCCAAGGGTTTGTGGTGTTTGCTCCTTTTTACAGAGGCAATCAAGGAGGAGAAGGCAATGAGGATTTTGCCGGAGAAGACAGGGAGGATGCATTTTCTGCTTTTCGCCTGCTTCAGCAGCACCCAAATGTCAAGAAGGATAGAATCCATATCTTCGGTTTTTCCCGCGGCGGAATTATGGGAATGCTCACTGCGATCGAAATGGGCGGGCAGGCAGCTTCATTTGTTTCCTGGGGAGGCGTCAGTGATATGATTCTTACATACGAGGAGCGGCAGGATTTGCGGCGAATGATGAAAAGAGTCATCGGCGGAACACCGAAAAAGGTGCCTGAGGAATATCAATGGAGGACACCGTTTGACCAAGTAAACAAAATTCAGGCTCCCGTGCTGTTAATCCATGGAGAAAAAGACCAAAATGTTTCGATTCAGCATTCCTATTTATTAGAAGAGAAGCTAAAACAACTGCATAAGCCGGTGGAAACATGGTACTACAGTACATTCACACATTATTTCCCGCCAAAAGAAAACCGGCGTATCGTGCGGCAGCTCACACAATGGATGAAAAACCGCTGA
- the ytlA gene encoding putative ABC anion transporter component (Evidence 3: Putative function from multiple computational evidences; Product type t: transporter) yields the protein MNRWLRLGFACVGSIFLMFALAACKQEETLTKVKVAEVTHSIFYAPLYVAESKGFFKEEGLDVDVNTTWGGDKTMTSLLSNGSDIALVGSETSIYVEAQGAKDPVINFAQLTQTDGTFLVAREDVEHFDWDQLKGKTFLGQRKGGMPQMVGEYVLNKHKIDPHKDIDLIQNIDFANIANAFASGTGEYVQLFEPQASLFEKKGIGHIVASFGEESGEVPYTTFMAKQSYLKKNEDTAVKFTKAIYKAQQWVENHSAKDITDAIKDEFDDTDPDVIETSIERYKKQHSYSPDPLLNEKEWELLQTIMDKSGELPKHIPYNQLVNKEIAEKVTSEK from the coding sequence GTGAACAGATGGTTAAGGCTGGGCTTCGCCTGTGTCGGCAGTATCTTTCTGATGTTCGCCCTGGCGGCTTGCAAGCAGGAAGAAACGCTCACCAAAGTCAAAGTAGCTGAAGTGACCCATTCAATTTTTTACGCACCTTTATATGTTGCTGAGTCTAAAGGTTTTTTTAAGGAAGAAGGGCTTGATGTCGATGTGAATACGACCTGGGGCGGAGATAAAACGATGACATCGCTTCTTTCCAACGGCTCCGACATCGCGCTTGTCGGGTCAGAAACATCTATTTATGTCGAAGCGCAAGGGGCTAAAGATCCCGTCATTAATTTCGCCCAGCTGACTCAGACAGACGGAACGTTTCTTGTCGCGAGAGAAGATGTTGAACACTTCGACTGGGATCAGCTGAAAGGAAAAACGTTTCTCGGTCAGCGAAAAGGCGGCATGCCGCAAATGGTCGGCGAGTATGTACTGAACAAACATAAGATTGACCCGCATAAGGATATAGACCTCATCCAGAACATAGACTTCGCCAATATTGCCAATGCGTTTGCTTCTGGAACCGGTGAGTATGTACAGCTCTTTGAACCGCAGGCTTCTCTCTTTGAGAAAAAAGGCATCGGCCATATCGTGGCTTCATTCGGAGAAGAATCAGGAGAGGTTCCTTATACGACTTTTATGGCGAAACAAAGCTATTTGAAGAAAAATGAAGACACAGCCGTCAAGTTTACAAAAGCCATTTATAAGGCGCAGCAGTGGGTTGAAAATCATTCTGCGAAGGACATCACAGATGCCATTAAAGATGAATTTGATGATACCGACCCAGACGTCATCGAAACATCCATTGAACGCTATAAAAAACAGCATTCATATTCACCAGACCCTCTGCTTAACGAAAAAGAATGGGAGCTTCTCCAAACCATTATGGATAAATCGGGAGAACTGCCGAAGCACATTCCATACAATCAGCTTGTAAATAAAGAAATTGCTGAAAAAGTCACCTCGGAGAAATAG
- the ytlC gene encoding putative ABC anion transporter component, ATP-binding (Evidence 3: Putative function from multiple computational evidences; Product type t: transporter) codes for MSFLHVDHVTHTYFSIKEKTTAVRDIHFDAEKGDFISFLGPSGCGKTTLLSIIAGLIEPSEGRVLIEGREPNQKEHNIGYMLQQDYLFPWKSIEENVLLGLKIADTLTEESKAAALGLLPEFGLIDVEKKYPKELSGGMRQRAALARTLAPNPSLLLLDEPFSALDFQTKLSLENLVFRTLKEYQKTAVLVTHDIGEAIAMSDTIFLFSNQPGTIHQIFTIPKELAAMLPFDARQEPSFQTLFQTIWKELNSLEKQQRNH; via the coding sequence ATGTCTTTCTTACATGTCGACCATGTAACCCATACTTATTTTTCTATTAAAGAAAAAACAACGGCTGTGCGGGATATTCATTTCGATGCCGAAAAAGGCGATTTCATCTCATTTCTCGGCCCAAGCGGCTGCGGAAAAACAACATTGCTTTCCATTATTGCCGGTTTGATTGAGCCATCAGAAGGCAGAGTTCTGATTGAAGGCCGTGAGCCGAATCAAAAAGAACATAATATTGGCTATATGCTTCAGCAGGATTACTTATTTCCCTGGAAATCTATCGAGGAAAATGTGCTTCTCGGTTTAAAAATCGCCGACACGCTGACAGAAGAAAGCAAAGCCGCTGCACTCGGTCTATTGCCGGAGTTCGGCCTCATAGATGTGGAGAAAAAATATCCGAAAGAACTGTCAGGCGGGATGCGCCAGCGGGCTGCGCTTGCAAGAACACTTGCGCCTAACCCTAGTCTGCTTTTGCTGGATGAGCCATTTTCCGCGCTTGATTTTCAGACAAAGCTGTCTTTGGAAAACCTGGTATTCCGCACATTAAAGGAATATCAAAAAACAGCAGTGCTTGTCACTCATGATATAGGGGAAGCGATAGCGATGAGCGATACGATCTTTTTATTTTCAAATCAGCCGGGCACCATCCATCAGATTTTTACCATTCCTAAGGAATTGGCCGCGATGTTGCCTTTTGACGCCCGTCAGGAACCTTCCTTCCAGACACTGTTTCAAACGATATGGAAGGAGCTGAATTCTCTTGAGAAACAGCAAAGAAACCATTGA
- the ytlD gene encoding putative permease of ABC anion transporter (Evidence 3: Putative function from multiple computational evidences; PubMedId: 15849754, 16850406; Product type t: transporter), producing MRNSKETIDLLHEQYQFKQKKEKWKVHSFQLAIFILFFSGWEISSRQGWIDPLIFSSPSAVWRLLLEKLGDGSLLSHIGVTLFETVLGFLLGTFMGTCLAALLWWSNRLARILDPYLVILNAMPKVALGPILIVALGPSFISIIAMGAIISVIITTIVVYTAFQEVDENYTKVMKTFGAKKWVIFKEVILPASSPAIISTLKVNVGLSWVGVIVGEFLVSKVGLGYMIIYGFQVFNFTLVFLSLLIIAIFATLMYQGVELLEKKWTKGRT from the coding sequence TTGAGAAACAGCAAAGAAACCATTGATCTGCTTCACGAGCAGTATCAATTCAAACAGAAAAAGGAAAAGTGGAAGGTCCATTCCTTTCAGCTTGCCATATTTATTCTCTTTTTCTCGGGCTGGGAAATCTCCAGCAGGCAGGGCTGGATCGATCCGCTGATCTTCAGCTCTCCATCAGCTGTGTGGCGATTATTGCTGGAGAAACTTGGTGACGGTTCTTTACTGTCACACATCGGCGTCACTTTATTTGAAACGGTGCTTGGCTTTTTGCTCGGGACGTTTATGGGCACGTGCCTAGCCGCTTTGTTATGGTGGTCTAACCGACTTGCCAGAATTTTAGATCCGTATCTTGTGATTTTGAACGCAATGCCGAAAGTGGCCCTGGGCCCGATCCTGATTGTCGCGCTCGGTCCCAGTTTTATCAGCATCATTGCGATGGGAGCCATCATCAGCGTCATTATCACAACCATCGTTGTCTACACCGCCTTCCAAGAGGTCGACGAAAACTATACGAAAGTCATGAAAACATTCGGCGCAAAAAAGTGGGTTATTTTTAAAGAAGTCATACTGCCTGCATCCTCCCCCGCGATTATTTCAACACTAAAAGTGAACGTCGGTTTATCATGGGTTGGCGTTATTGTAGGGGAATTCCTCGTTTCGAAGGTCGGATTAGGATATATGATTATTTACGGATTCCAAGTCTTCAATTTTACACTCGTCTTCTTAAGCCTGCTGATCATCGCCATCTTCGCCACTCTGATGTATCAGGGCGTCGAGCTGCTGGAAAAGAAATGGACGAAGGGGAGGACATAA
- the rppG gene encoding nucleoside and RNA triphosphate phosphohydrolase (Evidence 1a: Function from experimental evidences in the studied strain; PubMedId: 15576788, 16513759, 21925382, 23610407, 23610425, 27936487; Product type e : enzyme), giving the protein MYEFKDYYQNTVQLSFDDQPFSDSPKHVWVICRFGGKWLLTEHEDRGYEFPGGKVEPMECAEEAALREVKEETGARVKSLKYLGQYKVLGKEKVIVKNIYFADIEKLEKQADYFETKGPVLFHELPENLSRNKKFSFIMKDSVLPISLKKLKESGWIE; this is encoded by the coding sequence ATGTACGAGTTTAAAGATTATTATCAGAATACTGTTCAGCTTTCCTTTGACGATCAGCCTTTCTCGGACAGCCCGAAGCATGTCTGGGTGATTTGCCGTTTTGGCGGCAAATGGCTTTTAACAGAACATGAGGACAGAGGCTATGAGTTTCCAGGCGGGAAAGTAGAGCCGATGGAGTGCGCAGAAGAGGCTGCGCTCCGGGAAGTAAAGGAAGAGACGGGCGCGAGAGTCAAAAGCCTCAAGTATCTCGGACAGTATAAAGTTCTCGGAAAAGAAAAAGTGATTGTAAAAAATATATATTTTGCAGATATAGAAAAGCTTGAAAAGCAGGCTGATTACTTTGAAACGAAAGGCCCGGTTTTGTTTCACGAGCTGCCGGAGAACCTTTCCCGCAATAAAAAATTCAGCTTTATTATGAAGGATTCCGTTCTTCCGATCAGCTTGAAAAAACTGAAAGAATCTGGATGGATTGAATAA
- the ytkC gene encoding putative autolytic amidase (Evidence 3: Putative function from multiple computational evidences; PubMedId: 15849754, 16850406; Product type h: extrachromosomal origin) — protein sequence MDRDFGIFSFLAVSVSAAGFFFGGFQYSFLILLSLMAIEFISTTLKETIIHKLSFKKVFARLVKKLVTLALISVCHFFDQLLNTQGSIRDLAIMFYILYESVQIVVTASSLGIPVPQMLVDLLETLKNKFKRKP from the coding sequence ATGGATAGAGACTTTGGCATCTTTTCGTTTTTAGCAGTCAGCGTTTCAGCAGCGGGTTTTTTCTTTGGAGGTTTTCAGTATTCATTTCTGATTTTGCTCTCTCTTATGGCAATTGAATTTATCAGTACGACTTTGAAGGAAACCATTATTCACAAACTGTCATTTAAAAAGGTATTTGCCCGGCTTGTCAAAAAATTAGTCACGCTGGCTCTGATCTCTGTATGCCACTTTTTTGATCAGCTGCTGAATACACAGGGATCAATTCGTGACTTGGCTATTATGTTTTATATTCTTTATGAATCTGTGCAAATTGTTGTGACAGCCAGCTCTCTTGGCATACCGGTTCCTCAGATGCTTGTCGATCTTTTAGAAACGTTAAAAAATAAATTTAAGCGCAAACCGTAA
- the dps gene encoding DNA-protecting protein, mini-ferritin (Evidence 1c: Function from experimental evidences in the studied genus; PubMedId: 12767829, 16091047, 16861227, 16935006; Product type e: enzyme), whose protein sequence is MSEQLIQAVNKQVANWTVMYVKLHNYHWYVKGKDFFTLHEKFEELYNETATYIDDLAERLLALNGKPIATMKESLETASVKEAAGNETAEQMVQSVYDDFTVIAEELKNGMDLADEVGDETTGDMLLAIHQNIEKHNWMLKAYLG, encoded by the coding sequence ATGTCAGAACAATTGATTCAAGCAGTGAACAAACAAGTAGCCAACTGGACGGTCATGTATGTGAAACTACATAATTATCACTGGTATGTGAAAGGGAAAGATTTCTTCACTCTTCATGAAAAGTTTGAGGAGCTGTACAACGAAACAGCAACTTATATTGATGACTTAGCAGAACGTCTTTTGGCGCTGAACGGAAAACCGATTGCAACAATGAAGGAATCCTTAGAAACGGCTTCTGTCAAAGAAGCTGCTGGAAATGAAACAGCTGAACAAATGGTTCAAAGCGTATATGATGATTTCACAGTCATCGCGGAAGAGCTGAAAAACGGCATGGATTTAGCTGATGAAGTCGGTGACGAAACAACAGGGGACATGCTTCTTGCGATCCATCAAAATATTGAAAAACATAACTGGATGCTAAAAGCTTACCTAGGTTAA
- the ytzI gene encoding hypothetical protein (Evidence 4: Unknown function but conserved in other organisms) — translation MLQLLKNGRWNVMTLLITISILIVLAVLLVTIWTTVKAYNVKHTIDPPQENHSDSHNQ, via the coding sequence ATGCTACAATTGTTAAAAAACGGGAGGTGGAATGTCATGACGCTTCTCATTACGATAAGTATTTTGATTGTGCTGGCTGTTTTGCTTGTAACCATTTGGACGACTGTAAAAGCCTATAATGTAAAGCATACCATTGATCCACCACAAGAAAATCACTCTGATTCACACAATCAATGA
- the ytkA gene encoding putative lipoprotein (Evidence 3: Putative function from multiple computational evidences; Product type lp: lipoprotein), whose protein sequence is MKKMLVVLLFSALLLNGCGSGESKANTAETPEVLDVKLTGPEKVNPGESAAYEAAVSYGDEAVTDADEVEFEVWKEGEKDASQMFKVKQEKGVYRLETTFKEDGVYTVQSHVTAKKQHSMPTLKVQVGDADAASNQSEEEHSHHH, encoded by the coding sequence ATGAAAAAGATGTTGGTTGTTCTGCTTTTTTCTGCTTTATTGCTTAATGGATGCGGATCTGGTGAAAGTAAAGCAAATACAGCTGAGACGCCCGAGGTTTTGGATGTCAAGCTGACCGGGCCTGAAAAAGTAAATCCCGGAGAAAGCGCTGCTTATGAAGCAGCTGTATCATATGGTGATGAAGCTGTGACGGATGCCGATGAAGTAGAGTTTGAAGTATGGAAAGAAGGGGAAAAAGACGCAAGCCAAATGTTTAAGGTGAAACAAGAAAAAGGCGTATACCGATTGGAAACGACGTTTAAGGAAGATGGTGTATACACTGTCCAATCTCATGTCACAGCAAAAAAACAGCATAGCATGCCGACCTTAAAAGTCCAAGTCGGAGACGCCGATGCTGCCAGCAATCAGTCAGAAGAGGAGCATTCACATCATCATTGA
- the luxS gene encoding S-ribosylhomocysteine lyase (Evidence 1a: Function from experimental evidences in the studied strain; PubMedId: 11601850, 15287744, 15751951, 16740951, 17056751, 22720735, 22938038, 26779171, 28342077; Product type e: enzyme) → MPSVESFELDHNAVVAPYVRHCGVHKVGTDGVVNKFDIRFCQPNKQAMKPDTIHTLEHLLAFTIRSHAEKYDHFDIIDISPMGCQTGYYLVVSGEPTSAEIVDLLEDTMKEAVEITEIPAANEKQCGQAKLHDLEGAKRLMRFWLSQDKEELLKVFG, encoded by the coding sequence ATGCCTTCAGTAGAAAGTTTTGAGCTTGATCATAATGCGGTTGTTGCTCCATATGTAAGACATTGCGGCGTGCATAAAGTGGGAACAGACGGCGTTGTAAATAAATTTGACATTCGTTTTTGCCAGCCAAATAAACAGGCGATGAAGCCTGACACCATTCACACACTCGAGCATTTGCTCGCGTTTACGATTCGTTCTCACGCTGAGAAATACGATCATTTTGATATCATTGATATTTCTCCAATGGGCTGCCAGACAGGCTATTATCTAGTTGTGAGCGGAGAGCCGACATCAGCGGAAATCGTTGATCTGCTTGAAGACACAATGAAGGAAGCGGTAGAGATTACAGAAATACCTGCTGCGAATGAAAAGCAGTGCGGCCAAGCGAAGCTTCATGATCTGGAAGGCGCTAAACGTTTAATGCGTTTCTGGCTTTCACAGGATAAAGAAGAATTGCTAAAAGTATTTGGCTAA